In a genomic window of Bradyrhizobium ontarionense:
- a CDS encoding SEL1-like repeat protein, producing the protein MNSVLRSSGSRIAVGDAQSERWRPAKPAALSNSLAHATSAPDEDAANDLPPPWWQTASAMDDAAMSPTPAESDRSRQIPSLDPVVMPPPPPQPLEFDSVFRFGAAVTVLACLAFFAVRIMQAPTIETVAQSDTTASSSPRNFRAAGKSTFEDGQASVDAVARAIGPADSIAASVPAVKPAPDGGETPQLVLPKASRAIATASALTKNEISEMVKRGRDLIGAGDVATARLILAHVAEGDAEASLMLAGTYDAAILSNLKAVGVAPDPAKARAWYARAAELGSLEARRLLK; encoded by the coding sequence ATGAATTCCGTATTGCGGAGTAGCGGATCGCGGATCGCCGTGGGCGATGCGCAGAGCGAACGTTGGCGCCCGGCAAAGCCTGCCGCTTTGTCCAACAGCCTCGCGCATGCGACGTCTGCGCCTGATGAGGATGCGGCCAACGATCTCCCCCCGCCGTGGTGGCAAACCGCTTCAGCGATGGACGATGCAGCGATGTCACCGACGCCTGCAGAATCTGACCGATCCCGGCAGATCCCTTCACTCGATCCAGTCGTGATGCCTCCGCCTCCGCCCCAACCGCTCGAATTCGATTCCGTTTTCCGGTTCGGTGCCGCAGTGACCGTGCTTGCGTGCCTCGCATTCTTTGCGGTGCGCATCATGCAGGCTCCGACCATTGAAACAGTTGCGCAGTCGGACACGACCGCTTCATCGTCTCCCCGAAACTTCCGGGCAGCGGGGAAATCGACATTCGAGGACGGCCAAGCATCGGTGGACGCCGTGGCGCGCGCAATCGGACCGGCCGATTCGATCGCGGCGTCGGTCCCGGCCGTCAAGCCGGCTCCGGACGGAGGCGAGACCCCGCAATTAGTTCTGCCGAAGGCATCTCGGGCGATCGCGACCGCGTCTGCGCTGACCAAGAACGAAATCAGCGAAATGGTGAAGCGCGGACGCGATCTCATCGGCGCGGGCGACGTTGCGACTGCCCGTCTGATCCTGGCGCATGTCGCGGAAGGGGACGCCGAAGCATCATTGATGCTGGCCGGTACCTATGACGCCGCAATCTTGTCCAATCTGAAAGCCGTTGGCGTCGCGCCCGATCCGGCCAAGGCACGCGCCTGGTACGCGAGAGCCGCCGAACTCGGATCACTCGAGGCCCGGCGACTCCTCAAGTGA